The Brassica oleracea var. oleracea cultivar TO1000 chromosome C6, BOL, whole genome shotgun sequence genome includes a region encoding these proteins:
- the LOC106300793 gene encoding F-box/kelch-repeat protein At1g67480, with protein MQAFVSGKKRVVVSNGMCFSKDNLDLGSENYGDDPLIPGLSDDVAKMCLALVPRTSFPSMGRVCKKWRYVVKSKEFITVRRLAGMLEEWLYVLTTNAGGIESHWEVMDSQGRKLSSLPPMPGPAKTGFKVVVVDGKLLVVAGCALINGSLVASSDVYQFDTCLNSWSKLDDLKEARYEFACAEVNGLVYVVGGHGVDGESLSSAEVCDPETGVWTFIESLRRPRWGCFASGFNGKLYVMGGRSNFTIGNSKLVDVYNPQRGSWSGSKNGLTMVTAHVEVGKKLFCIDWKNQRKMSVFNAEDETWEVVALPLSGSSRAGFQFGKLNGKLLLFSSQEEAGRITLLYDPDAAPGKQWMTSEIKLSGPCVCSVTITA; from the exons ATGCAAGCTTTTGTAAGTGGGAAGAAAAGGGTTGTAGTAAGTAACGGCATGTGTTTCTCCAAAGACAATCTTGATCTTGGTTCTGAGAATTACGGGGACGACCCTTTAATCCCGGGATTGTCTGATGACGTGGCAAAGATGTGTCTGGCGCTGGTTCCGCGTACTAGCTTCCCTTCCATGGGACGTGTCTGTAAGAAATGGAGGTATGTTGTGAAGAGCAAAGAGTTTATTACTGTGAGAAGACTTGCCGGTATGCTTGAGGAGTGGCTCTATGTCTTAACAACGAATGCTGGAGGGATAGAGAGCCACTGGGAGGTGATGGACTCTCAGGGACGTAAACTATCATCTCTTCCACCTATGCCCGGTCCTGCGAAGACAGGGTTTAAGGTGGTTGTGGTTGATGGGAAACTCCTTGTTGTTGCTGGTTGTGCTTTGATCAACGGTTCTCTTGTTGCATCTTCTGATGTTTATCAGTTTGATACTTGCCTCAACAG CTGGAGTAAACTAGATGACCTGAAGGAAGCACGCTATGAATTTGCTTGCGCTGAGGTGAATGGGCTTGTTTATGTGGTGGGAGGTCACGGTGTTGATGGTGAGAGTCTGTCGAGTGCAGAGGTGTGTGATCCAGAGACTGGTGTCTGGACTTTCATAGAGTCTCTGAGGCGTCCGAGGTGGGGATGTTTCGCTAGCGGCTTCAACGGGAAGCTCTACGTGATGGGTGGGAGATCCAACTTTACTATTGGTAACTCAAAACTTGTTGACGTGTATAACCCTCAGCGCGGCTCCTGGTCTGGCAGCAAAAACGGTTTAACT ATGGTGACAGCTCATGTTGAAGTAGGAAAGAAGCTGTTCTGTATTGATTGGAAGAACCAGAGGAAGATGTCAGTGTTCAATGCAGAAGATGAAACTTGGGAAGTGGTGGCTCTTCCGCTTTCAGGAAGCTCCAGGGCCGGGTTCCAGTTTGGTAAGCTGAATGGGAAGCTTCTGCTTTTCTCATCTCAGGAAGAAGCTGGTCGCATCACATTACTGTATGATCCGGATGCTGCACCAGGCAAGCAGTGGATGACATCTGAGATAAAACTGTCTGGTCCGTGCGTATGCAGCGTCACAATCACAGCCTGA
- the LOC106298025 gene encoding transcription elongation factor TFIIS-like codes for MEKHEFLELFEAATKAAKSASRGDAKKSPAVSRCVEAIKRLGGAPESLAYEMVIDRKYPQIGKSHGLFTEHKNTRIQSEGKILYSLWLRYLYATGRKHGSRPRDRTVVKKEKKLVEEEMISRTTGDSNRDKVREILHKSLSKVAVEMKEGVVSCDSWTVAASVESAMFEKLGSFEGTQKAKYRSILFNMGDSSNPDLRRKVMFGEISGERLVTMEKEEMASHKIQLQVQNIKEKARAREENRVKSMMIFQSDSMIMT; via the coding sequence ATGGAGAAGCATGAGTTCTTAGAACTGTTTGAAGCTGCGACTAAAGCTGCAAAATCTGCTTCGAGAGGAGACGCTAAGAAATCTCCTGCGGTCTCTAGGTGCGTCGAAGCCATAAAGCGTTTGGGAGGAGCTCCGGAGTCGCTTGCTTACGAGATGGTCATCGATCGCAAATACCCTCAAATTGGAAAGAGCCACGGCCTTTTCACGGAGCACAAAAACACTAGAATCCAGTCCGAGGGAAAGATTCTTTACTCTCTTTGGCTCAGATATCTCTACGCTACGGGGAGGAAACATGGTTCACGACCTCGTGATCGGACGGTTGTGAAGAAGGAGAAGAAGCTTGTGGAGGAGGAGATGATTTCGAGGACGACGGGGGATTCAAACCGAGACAAAGTGCGTGAGATTCTTCACAAGTCCTTGTCTAAAGTGGCTGTTGAGATGAAGGAAGGAGTGGTTTCTTGCGATTCTTGGACTGTGGCTGCGTCCGTTGAATCTGCCATGTTTGAGAAACTAGGTTCTTTCGAAGGGACTCAAAAAGCAAAGTACAGATCCATTCTTTTCAACATGGGAGACAGCAGCAATCCAGACCTGAGAAGGAAAGTGATGTTCGGTGAGATCAGTGGAGAGAGGCTGGTGACGATGGAGAAAGAAGAGATGGCTAGCCACAAGATTCAGTTGCAAGTTCAAAACATCAAAGAGAAAGCCAGAGCTAGGGAAGAGAATCGAGTAAAGAGTATGATGATTTTTCAGTCAGACAGTATGATCATGACTTGA
- the LOC106300890 gene encoding probable inactive leucine-rich repeat receptor-like protein kinase At1g66830 yields the protein MIILSLLLHLLINSSPSLSLSPDGLALLSLKSAVDQSSSSSAFSDWNDNDSDPCRWTGISCMNISSSSSSSSSAPRVVGISLAGKHLRGYIPSELGSLIYLRRLNLHDNELSGSIPTQLFNATALHSLFLYGNNLSGSLPPSICTLPRLQNLDLSRNSLSGALSPDLGDCKQLQRLVLAANKFSGEVPGEIWPELKSLAQLDLSSNQFTGSIPKELGELKSISGTVNLSFNHLTGEIPKSLGNLPVTVSLDLRNNNLTGEIPQTGSFSNQGPTAFLNNPKLCGFPLQKSCKNGDKTSPESRKSPENNTDSRKGLSTGLIVLISVADAASVALIGLVIVYLYWKKKDSEGGCSCTGNEKLGGGSEKGKTCCCVGGFPKEDDSEAEDNERGGEARGEGELVAIDKGFSFELDELLRASAYVLGKSGLGIVYKVVLGNGAPVAVRRLGEGGEQRYKEFVTEVQAMGKVKHPNVVKLRAYYWAPDEKLLISDFVNNGSLADALRGRNGQPSPSLTWSTRLKIAKGAARGLAYLHECSPRKLIHGDVKPSNILLDSSFTPYISDFGLTRLITITAPSGEPSSSSGAGGFLGGALPYTSIKPSDRSNGYKAPEARLPGSKPAQKWDVYSFGVVLMELLTGKSPDSSPLSSSSSSTGVAEVTDLVKWVRKGFEEETPLSDMVDPMLLQEVHAKQQVLSVFHLALACTESDPEVRPRMKNVSENIDKI from the exons ATGATCATTCTCTCTCTTCTCCTCCACCTACTCATCAACTCCTCTCCTTCCCTCTCTCTCTCCCCCGACGGCCTCGCCCTACTCTCCCTCAAATCCGCCGTCGACCAATCCTCCTCCTCCTCCGCTTTCTCCGACTGGAACGACAACGACTCCGATCCTTGCCGCTGGACCGGCATCTCCTGTATGAACATCTCCTCCTCCTCCTCCTCCTCCTCCTCCGCCCCGCGCGTCGTCGGAATCTCCCTCGCCGGGAAACACCTCCGCGGCTACATCCCCTCGGAGCTCGGGTCCCTAATCTACCTCCGCCGTCTCAACCTCCACGATAACGAGCTCTCCGGCTCGATCCCGACTCAGCTCTTCAACGCCACCGCGCTTCACAGCCTCTTCCTATACGGAAACAACCTCTCCGGCTCTCTGCCGCCGTCGATCTGCACCCTCCCGAGGCTTCAGAACCTCGATTTGTCTCGAAATTCCCTCTCCGGAGCTCTCTCTCCCGATCTCGGAGACTGTAAACAGCTCCAGAGACTGGTCCTCGCCGCTAACAAATTCTCCGGCGAAGTTCCGGGAGAAATCTGGCCGGAGTTGAAGAGTCTCGCGCAGCTCGATCTCTCTTCGAACCAATTCACCGGTTCGATCCCTAAAGAGCTCGGAGAACTCAAATCGATCTCCGGTACAGTTAATCTCTCGTTTAACCACTTAACCGGTGAGATCCCTAAATCACTAGGGAACCTACCGGTCACCGTCTCTCTCGATCTCAGGAACAATAACTTAACCGGAGAAATCCCTCAAACCGGGTCCTTCTCAAACCAAGGACCAACCGCATTCCTCAACAACCCGAAACTCTGCGGGTTCCCTCTACAAAAGTCATGTAAGAACGGTGACAAGACCTCGCCGGAGAGTCGGAAGTCCCCGGAGAATAATACGGATTCGAGAAAAGGGCTGAGCACGGGATTGATAGTGTTGATCTCTGTAGCTGATGCTGCTAGTGTAGCCCTAATAGGGCTTGTGATAGTTTACTTGTACTGGAAGAAAAAAGACTCGGAAGGAGGATGCAGCTGCACAGGTAACGAGAAACTCGGCGGCGGTTCCGAGAAAGGCAAAACTTGCTGCTGCGTCGGTGGGTTTCCGAAGGAAGACGATTCAGAAGCGGAGGATAACGAGAGGGGCGGAGAGGCTAGAGGAGAAGGAGAGCTTGTGGCGATCGATAAAGGGTTCTCATTTGAGCTAGACGAGCTTCTGAGAGCTTCTGCGTATGTTCTTGGGAAGAGTGGGTTGGGGATAGTGTACAAAGTGGTGCTCGGAAACGGAGCTCCGGTGGCGGTACGGCGGCTTGGAGAAGGAGGAGAACAGAGGTATAAGGAGTTTGTGACGGAGGTTCAAGCGATGGGGAAGGTGAAGCATCCTAATGTGGTGAAGCTGAGAGCTTATTATTGGGCTCCTGATGAGAAGCTATTGATCAGTGACTTCGTCAATAACGGCAGTTTAGCTGATGCACTTAGAG GGAGGAATGGTCAACCATCACCTAGCCTAACATGGTCAACGCGACTAAAGATCGCAAAAGGAGCGGCACGTGGGCTAGCATACCTACACGAATGCAGCCCAAGAAAGTTGATACACGGCGACGTCAAGCCTTCCAACATCCTTCTCGACTCTTCCTTCACTCCTTACATCTCCGACTTCGGCCTCACGCGTCTCATCACCATCACCGCGCCTTCCGGGGAGCCGTCCTCCTCCTCTGGGGCCGGCGGTTTCTTAGGCGGAGCTCTCCCTTACACTTCTATCAAACCGTCAGATAGATCCAACGGCTACAAAGCTCCCGAGGCTCGTCTCCCTGGAAGCAAGCCTGCTCAGAAATGGGACGTGTACTCGTTCGGTGTTGTCCTTATGGAGCTTCTTACGGGGAAGTCGCCGGATTCGTCGCCGCTGAGCTCGTCCTCGTCGTCCACGGGGGTTGCTGAGGTGACGGATTTGGTGAAGTGGGTGAGGAAAGGGTTTGAAGAGGAGACTCCATTGTCGGATATGGTTGATCCAATGTTGCTTCAAGAAGTTCACGCTAAGCAACAGGTCTTGTCCGTATTCCATCTTGCTCTTGCGTGTACTGAAAGTGACCCTGAAGTTCGTCCACGTATGAAGAACGTCTCTGAGAACATCGACAAAATATGA
- the LOC106298026 gene encoding uncharacterized protein LOC106298026 encodes MENRTTKKESLKRLEYQSRKRENREGWRSRSSWNCLRQQLKQKSAARGDSKSSSPAVSRCVEAMIRLREAPESLAYEMVIDITYPQIGKSHMLFTEHKNPRIQSEGKILYFLWLRYVYAMGRKQSSRSHDRPVVNKEKKLVDEKMISMTTGDSNRDKVREILHKSLSKVANEVVVGMKEGVVSCDSWSVAALVESAMFQKLGSFEGTQKAKYRSILFNMGDNSNPYLRRKVLIGEISGERLVTMEKEEMASNKIQMQVQKIKEKAIVKEENRVNSMMMFQSDSLIMT; translated from the exons ATGGAAAATCGTACAACGAAAAAGGAAAGTTTGAAGAGGCTTGAGTACCAA TCGAGAAAGAGAGAGAACAGAGAAGGATGGAGAAGCAGGAGTTCTTGGAACTGTTTGAGGCAGCAACTAAAGCAAAAGTCTGCTGCGAGAGGAGACAGTAAGAGTTCTTCTCCAGCGGTCTCTAGGTGCGTGGAGGCCATGATTCGTTTGAGAGAAGCTCCAGAGTCACTTGCTTACGAGATGGTCATCGACATCACATACCCTCAAATTGGAAAGAGTCACATGCTTTTCACGGAGCACAAAAACCCTAGAATCCAGTCTGAGGGAAAGATTCTTTACTTTCTTTGGCTCAGATATGTCTATGCTATGGGGAGGAAACAGAGCTCACGATCTCATGATCGGCCGGTGGTGAATAAGGAGAAGAAGCTTGTGGATGAGAAGATGATTTCGATGACGACAGGGGATTCTAACCGAGACAAAGTACGTGAGATTCTTCACAAGTCCTTGTCTAAAGTCGCTAACGAGGTTGTTGTTGGGATGAAGGAAGGAGTGGTTTCTTGCGATTCTTGGAGTGTGGCTGCGTTGGTTGAATCAGCCATGTTTCAGAAACTAGGTTCTTTCGAGGGGACTCAAAAAGCAAAGTACAGATCGATTCTTTTCAACATGGGAGACAACAGCAATCCATATCTCAGGAGGAAAGTGTTAATTGGTGAGATCAGTGGAGAGAGGTTGGTGACGATGGAGAAAGAAGAGATGGCTAGCAACAAGATTCAGATGCAAGTTCAAAAAATCAAAGAGAAAGCCATAGTTAAGGAAGAGAATCGAGTAAATAGTATGATGATGTTTCAGTCAGACAGTCTGATCATGACTTAA
- the LOC106300695 gene encoding uncharacterized protein LOC106300695 produces MTSLLWLTAEEAAKNRGKVLSLYRQLLRSVNSPKLQLSYASRLAKKAEIKTIFLFGSEEVSKHNVADLIRTGEYALSQLKQGKIPNNTTQY; encoded by the coding sequence ATGACGAGCCTGCTATGGTTAACGGCAGAAGAAGCTGCAAAGAACAGAGGTAAAGTTCTTTCCTTGTACCGCCAGTTACTAAGGAGCGTGAACTCACCGAAACTGCAGCTTAGTTACGCTTCAAGACTCGCCAAGAAAGCTGAGATTAAGACCATCTTCTTGTTTGGCTCCGAAGAGGTTTCCAAACACAACGTTGCCGATCTCATCCGTACCGGTGAATATGCTCTTTCCCAGTTGAAACAAGGCAAGATCCCAAACAACACTACTCAGTATTAG
- the LOC106300693 gene encoding p21-activated protein kinase-interacting protein 1-like → MSIIAGSYERFIWGFKLKPTKHDADTQTLTLSPLFSYPSHISSITTVACSGPAAASGGSDDTIHLYDLPSASSLGSLLDHNHTASITALSFYTPSSLSFPRNLISAAADGSVAIFDTDPFVLLKSFRPHKKAVNDLSIHPSGKLALAVYRDECFAMLNLVRGKRSFCCRLGHEASLVKFDPSGERFFMVVNSKVGVHQSEDAKLLLELDNGSRKRILCASPGDSGTLFTAGEDRAITAWDTNSGKLAYSIQDAHPARIKGVVTLTKNDSDGASEDPYLVASASSDGIIRVWDMRMAAKENAKPLAETNTKSRLTCLAGSALKSMRRPQIGNQKAQKLEEGLNTE, encoded by the exons ATGAGCATCATCGCAGGCTCCTACGAGAGATTCATATGGGGTTTCAAGCTCAAACCCACAAAGCACGACGCCGACACTCAAACCCTAACCCTCTCCCCTCTCTTCTCCTACCCTTCCCACATCTCCTCCATCACCACCGTCGCTTGCTCCGGTCCCGCCGCCGCTTCCGGCGGCTCCGACGACACAATCCACCTCTACGACCTCCCTTCCGCCTCCTCCCTCGGCTCTCTCCTCGACCACAACCACACCGCTTCGATCACCGCCCTCTCCTTCTACACCCCCTCCTCCCTCTCCTTCCCTCGCAATCTCATCTCCGCCGCCGCCGATGGCTCCGTCGCGATCTTCGACACAGACCCTTTTGTCCTCCTCAAGTCCTTTCGTCCTCACAAGAAGGCCGTCAACGATCTATCGATTCACCCTTCTGGGAAGCTCGCTTTGGCTGTTTACCGTGACGAGTGCTTTGCGATGTTGAATCTTGTGAGGGGGAAGAGGAGTTTTTGCTGTAGGTTGGGGCACGAGGCGAGTCTTGTGAAGTTTGATCCGAGTGGGGAGAGGTTCTTCATGGTGGTGAATAGTAAAGTTGGTGTTCATCAGAGTGAGGATGCTAAGCTTCTTCTTGAGCTGGACAATGGTAGCCGTAAGCGTATTCTATGCGCTTCTCCTGGAGAC AGTGGGACTCTGTTTACAGCTGGTGAGGATCGGGCTATAACAGCTTGGGACACAAATAGCGGGAAGCTTGCTTATTCCATACAAGATGCTCACCCAGCTCGGATCAAAGGTGTCGTCACACTTACGAAGAATGACAGTGACGGTGCGTCAGAAGATCCGTATTTGGTTGCTTCTGCATCTTCTGATGGGATCATACGTGTTTGGGACATGCGAATGGCGGCTAAAGAGAATGCAAAACCATTAGCCGAGACAAACACTAAATCAAGGCTTACTTGTCTTGCCGGGTCAGCTCTTAAAT CTATGAGACGGCCACAGATTGGAAATCAAAAAGCTCAGAAGCTAGAGGAAGGGCTGAACACAGAATGA